In Lysobacter firmicutimachus, one genomic interval encodes:
- a CDS encoding NAD(P)H-hydrate dehydratase has product MSPNAEIVGRTAAAPGTALYDAVALRAIEARAAAELGDAYVLMQRAGAAAWSELLNHWTRAFRLLVVCGPGNNGGDGYVLATLARQSGRDVSVLRLPGHAPRSALARRAAAEYAQAGGATLEFDGTLPAADVVVDALFGIGLSRAPDAASADLIAAINAHPAPVLALDVPSGVDADSGQAHVAAVIAQRTLEFIAPKAGLRSGAALDHVGALAVARLQLDPEHYGVEAVAEALGAADLGRWLRPRRRDSHKGRNGRVLCVGGDHGHGGALLLCAQAALRSGAGLLDAATRAAHVAPMLARLPEAMPRAVESGEELAAAIDAADVVAIGPGLGQQGWGRALYARVLASAKPRLFDADALNLLAAQPRALPADCVLTPHPGEAARLLGSAAAQVQADRFAAVRALVDRYGCAVVLKGAGSLIAAPQRRTRLIAAGNPGMAVGGMGDVLSGAIAALLAQGLDAFDAASCGALLHAVAGDEAAREGGERGLLPSDLMPWLRRCANPRGAA; this is encoded by the coding sequence ATGTCGCCCAACGCTGAAATCGTCGGCCGAACCGCTGCCGCGCCCGGGACCGCGCTGTACGACGCCGTGGCGTTGCGCGCGATCGAGGCGCGCGCCGCGGCCGAACTGGGCGATGCCTACGTGCTGATGCAGCGCGCCGGCGCGGCGGCCTGGAGCGAGTTGCTGAACCATTGGACGCGCGCGTTCCGCCTGCTGGTGGTGTGCGGTCCCGGCAACAACGGCGGCGACGGCTATGTGCTGGCGACCCTGGCCCGGCAAAGCGGGCGCGACGTTTCGGTGCTGCGCCTGCCCGGGCACGCGCCGCGCAGCGCCCTGGCGCGCCGCGCCGCGGCCGAGTACGCGCAGGCCGGCGGCGCCACGCTCGAATTCGACGGCACGCTGCCGGCGGCGGACGTGGTGGTCGACGCGTTGTTCGGCATCGGCCTGTCGCGCGCGCCGGACGCGGCCTCGGCCGATCTGATCGCGGCGATCAACGCGCACCCGGCGCCGGTGCTGGCGCTGGACGTGCCGAGCGGCGTCGACGCCGACAGCGGCCAGGCCCACGTCGCCGCGGTGATCGCGCAGCGCACCCTGGAGTTCATCGCGCCCAAGGCCGGCCTGCGCAGCGGCGCAGCGCTGGATCACGTCGGCGCGCTGGCGGTGGCGCGGTTGCAACTGGACCCGGAGCATTACGGCGTCGAAGCGGTTGCCGAAGCGCTGGGCGCCGCCGATCTCGGGCGCTGGCTGCGGCCGCGCCGGCGCGACAGTCACAAAGGCCGCAACGGCCGTGTGCTGTGCGTGGGCGGCGATCACGGGCACGGCGGCGCCTTGTTGTTGTGCGCGCAGGCCGCGCTGCGCAGCGGCGCCGGTTTGCTCGATGCGGCCACGCGTGCGGCGCATGTGGCGCCGATGTTGGCGCGCCTGCCCGAGGCGATGCCGCGCGCGGTCGAGAGCGGCGAGGAACTCGCCGCCGCGATCGACGCCGCCGATGTCGTCGCGATCGGCCCCGGCCTGGGTCAACAAGGTTGGGGGCGGGCGCTGTACGCGCGCGTCCTGGCCAGCGCCAAGCCGCGTCTGTTCGACGCCGATGCGCTCAATCTGCTTGCCGCGCAACCGCGGGCGCTGCCGGCCGACTGCGTGCTGACGCCGCACCCCGGCGAAGCCGCGCGCCTGCTCGGCAGCGCTGCCGCGCAGGTGCAGGCCGACCGCTTCGCCGCGGTGCGCGCGCTCGTCGATCGCTACGGTTGCGCGGTGGTGCTCAAGGGCGCCGGCAGCCTGATCGCCGCACCGCAACGGCGCACGCGCCTGATCGCCGCCGGCAATCCGGGCATGGCGGTCGGCGGCATGGGCGACGTGCTCAGCGGCGCGATCGCGGCCTTGCTCGCACAGGGCCTGGATGCGTTCGATGCGGCCTCGTGCGGCGCCTTGCTGCATGCGGTCGCCGGCGACGAAGCCGCGCGCGAGGGCGGCGAGCGCGGCCTGCTGCCGAGCGATCTGATGCCGTGGTTGCGACGCTGCGCGAATCCGCGCGGCGCGGCTTAG
- the panD gene encoding aspartate 1-decarboxylase yields MQLNLLKAKIHRATVTHAELHYEGSCAIDGRLLDISGIREYEMVHIYNINSGHRFSTYAIRGEEGSGVISVNGAAAHKAQPGDLVIICAYGICDEAEAAKYKPTLVYVDRHNQLTHTNHSMPAQAAA; encoded by the coding sequence ATGCAACTGAACCTGCTCAAGGCCAAGATCCACCGCGCCACCGTCACCCATGCCGAGCTGCACTACGAAGGCTCCTGCGCGATCGACGGCCGCCTGCTGGACATCTCCGGCATCCGCGAATACGAGATGGTCCACATCTACAACATCAACAGCGGTCACCGCTTCTCCACCTACGCCATCCGCGGCGAAGAGGGCAGCGGGGTGATCTCGGTCAACGGCGCGGCCGCGCACAAGGCCCAGCCCGGCGACCTGGTGATCATCTGCGCCTACGGGATCTGCGACGAGGCCGAGGCGGCCAAGTACAAGCCGACCCTGGTGTACGTGGACCGGCACAACCAGCTGACCCACACCAACCACTCGATGCCGGCACAGGCCGCCGCCTGA
- the pgi gene encoding glucose-6-phosphate isomerase — protein sequence MSDDVRLHELRAEVGRVGITPLAQLIAADPARAADFALQVWPVYASFARQRYDRAALDWLFRAAAAAHSERRLRALFDGETVNVTEGRAALHTALRGDLSASDTARAAHRQALEARSRMRAVIETLTASEVTDIVSVGIGGSDLGPRLAVDALSGATPGRFRVHFLSNVDGHAAQRLLAGLDPKRTAALLISKTFGTQETLLNGAILRDWLGDASRLYAISANVERAGAAFGIPPERLLPMWDWVGGRYSLWSAVGLPIALAIGMDAFEDFLAGAAQMDAHVLETPLPRNLAAWHALTAVWNRNGLGYATQAVLAYDDRLKLLSNYLQQLVMESLGKSVRLDGSAVAGDTVPVWWGGVGTDTQHSFFQALHQGTSIVPADFIGVVRADAPYPQNHRALHANLLAQTEAFANGQASDDPHRAYAGGRPSTTILLDALTPQSLGALLAMYEHSVYLQSVFWGINAFDQFGVELGKQVANKLLPALAGDAEADDPVTRELLRKLRG from the coding sequence ATGAGCGATGACGTCCGACTCCACGAGCTGCGCGCCGAGGTCGGGCGCGTCGGCATCACCCCGCTGGCGCAGCTGATCGCCGCCGATCCGGCCCGCGCCGCCGATTTCGCTCTCCAGGTCTGGCCGGTCTACGCCAGCTTCGCCCGTCAGCGCTACGACCGCGCCGCGCTGGACTGGTTGTTCCGCGCCGCGGCGGCGGCGCACAGCGAGCGGCGCCTGCGGGCGCTGTTCGACGGCGAAACCGTCAACGTCACCGAGGGCCGCGCCGCCCTGCACACCGCCTTGCGCGGCGACTTGTCCGCCAGCGATACCGCCCGCGCCGCGCACCGCCAGGCGCTGGAAGCGCGCAGCCGGATGCGCGCGGTGATCGAGACGCTGACTGCGAGCGAGGTCACCGACATCGTCAGCGTCGGCATCGGCGGCTCCGATCTCGGCCCGCGCCTGGCCGTGGACGCGCTCAGCGGCGCGACCCCGGGCCGGTTCCGCGTGCATTTCCTGTCCAATGTCGACGGCCACGCCGCCCAGCGCCTGCTGGCGGGGCTGGACCCCAAGCGCACCGCCGCGCTGCTGATCTCCAAGACCTTCGGCACCCAGGAAACCCTGCTCAACGGCGCGATCCTGCGCGACTGGCTCGGCGACGCCTCGCGCCTGTACGCGATCAGCGCCAACGTCGAGCGCGCCGGCGCCGCGTTCGGCATCCCGCCGGAGCGGCTGCTGCCGATGTGGGACTGGGTCGGCGGCCGCTACTCGCTGTGGTCGGCGGTCGGCCTGCCGATCGCGCTGGCGATCGGCATGGACGCGTTCGAAGATTTCCTCGCCGGCGCCGCGCAGATGGATGCGCACGTGCTGGAGACCCCCTTGCCGCGCAATCTGGCCGCTTGGCACGCGCTGACCGCGGTGTGGAACCGCAACGGCCTGGGCTATGCCACCCAAGCGGTGCTGGCTTACGACGACCGGCTCAAGCTGCTGTCGAACTACCTGCAGCAGTTGGTCATGGAAAGCCTGGGCAAGTCGGTGCGCCTGGACGGCTCGGCCGTGGCCGGCGACACCGTGCCGGTGTGGTGGGGCGGGGTCGGCACCGATACCCAGCACAGCTTCTTCCAGGCCCTGCACCAGGGCACCTCGATCGTGCCGGCCGATTTCATCGGCGTGGTCCGCGCCGACGCGCCGTACCCGCAGAACCATCGCGCGCTGCACGCCAACCTGTTGGCGCAGACCGAGGCCTTCGCCAACGGCCAGGCCAGCGACGACCCGCACCGCGCCTACGCCGGCGGCCGCCCGAGCACGACGATCCTGCTCGACGCATTGACCCCGCAGTCGCTGGGCGCGCTGCTGGCGATGTACGAGCACAGCGTCTATCTGCAGTCGGTGTTCTGGGGCATCAACGCTTTCGACCAGTTCGGCGTCGAACTCGGCAAGCAGGTCGCCAACAAGCTGCTGCCGGCGCTGGCCGGCGACGCCGAGGCCGACGACCCGGTGACGCGCGAGCTGTTGCGCAAGCTGCGCGGCTAG
- the tsaE gene encoding tRNA (adenosine(37)-N6)-threonylcarbamoyltransferase complex ATPase subunit type 1 TsaE, translating into MTAARTILTLADADATDALGAALARTRPQRDGAVLRVHLHGDLGAGKSTLARALLRALGVRGAIRSPTYTLVERYPLAGGREAWHLDLYRIGDAGELEFLGLDGGEAELWLIEWPERGRGWLPPADLRVDLAVAEGGAGRRAELSADSEGGAAWLAGLAAETGPQELAADS; encoded by the coding sequence ATGACCGCAGCGCGCACGATCCTCACGCTCGCCGACGCCGACGCCACCGACGCGCTCGGCGCCGCGCTCGCGCGCACCCGCCCGCAACGCGATGGCGCAGTGCTGCGCGTGCATCTGCACGGCGATCTGGGCGCCGGCAAATCGACCCTGGCGCGCGCGCTGTTGCGTGCGCTCGGCGTGCGCGGCGCGATCCGCAGCCCGACCTACACCCTGGTCGAGCGCTATCCGCTGGCCGGTGGGCGCGAAGCCTGGCACCTGGACCTGTACCGGATCGGCGACGCCGGCGAGCTGGAATTCCTGGGGCTGGATGGCGGCGAGGCCGAGTTGTGGCTGATCGAATGGCCCGAGCGCGGCCGCGGCTGGCTGCCCCCGGCCGACCTGCGCGTCGACCTCGCCGTGGCCGAAGGCGGCGCCGGTCGCCGCGCCGAGTTGTCGGCCGATTCAGAGGGCGGGGCGGCCTGGCTGGCCGGCCTGGCGGCGGAAACCGGCCCCCAGGAGCTTGCGGCCGACTCCTGA
- the panB gene encoding 3-methyl-2-oxobutanoate hydroxymethyltransferase, translating to MYTSASTDKPAAKAWTVPMLADAKRDGRKLVMLTAYDASFARTMDAAGIDLVLVGDSLGMVAQGHNSTLPVTVADMVYHTACVARGLAKALLIADLPFQSDATPARALDAATALLQAGAAMVKIEGAAHKLETIRFLVEREIPVCGHLGLTPQSVLRLGGYKVQGRDDAAAARLREDARAVEEAGAQLLVLECVPTPVAAAISADLRIATIGIGAGPACDGQVLVLHDLLGVNSGHRRPKFVKDFLAEGGSVAGAFSAYAEAVRSGAFPDAAHSYD from the coding sequence ATGTACACCTCGGCTTCCACCGACAAGCCGGCCGCCAAGGCCTGGACCGTGCCCATGCTCGCCGACGCCAAGCGCGACGGCCGCAAGCTGGTGATGTTGACCGCCTACGATGCGAGCTTCGCCCGCACCATGGACGCGGCCGGAATCGATCTGGTCCTGGTCGGCGATTCGCTGGGCATGGTCGCGCAGGGCCACAACAGCACCTTGCCGGTGACCGTCGCCGACATGGTCTACCACACCGCCTGCGTCGCCCGCGGCCTGGCCAAGGCGTTGCTGATCGCCGACCTGCCGTTCCAATCCGACGCCACGCCGGCGCGTGCGCTCGACGCCGCCACGGCGCTGCTGCAGGCCGGCGCGGCGATGGTCAAGATCGAAGGCGCGGCGCACAAGCTGGAGACGATCCGCTTCCTGGTCGAACGCGAGATTCCGGTCTGCGGCCACCTCGGCCTGACCCCGCAGTCGGTGCTGCGCCTGGGCGGCTACAAGGTCCAGGGCCGCGACGACGCCGCGGCCGCGCGCCTGCGCGAAGACGCGCGCGCGGTCGAGGAGGCCGGCGCGCAGCTGCTGGTGCTGGAATGCGTGCCGACCCCGGTCGCCGCGGCGATCAGCGCCGACCTGCGCATCGCCACCATCGGCATCGGCGCCGGCCCCGCCTGCGACGGCCAGGTGCTGGTGCTGCACGATCTGCTCGGGGTCAACTCCGGCCATCGCCGGCCCAAGTTCGTCAAGGATTTCCTCGCCGAGGGCGGTTCGGTCGCGGGCGCGTTCTCGGCCTATGCCGAGGCGGTGCGCAGCGGCGCCTTCCCCGACGCGGCCCACTCCTACGACTGA
- a CDS encoding N-acetylmuramoyl-L-alanine amidase, translating to MRVKGATVQKFLLGLALLAALAWNLAHASEIKGLELRNGATGTRAEIALDGAGQYKVLSLKGPDRLVVDLPASHLSKAFKLPAAAGIVKAVRTGEPQPGTARIVFDLAQPVAALKPRIEQGAGGSRLVLEWPGDGNETTAAAPKPAAASVATTATPPPKPAAPSPMVAAPAVATAPAPAAEPDPALASNAATSKLISELAARNGAAPAANAPSVAGNPPPVTHAPSAIATALPAANPIHAAARPATAQPAPTPTPAQRAASQAVFEQAAQAPVPTTVATGVPTRIATGVPTPMPGAAAAAPAPVETAPPPGAVKTLKDVMRGRGMRPLIIAIDPGHGGQDPGAIGLAGKREKDVTLAIGRELARQINATPGLKAYMTRDTDVFIPLPRRAQLARHAKADMFISIHADAAENRSANGSSVYVLSLKGASSQRARWLADKENASDLIGGARLPQSDNTLTSVLLDLTQSGHMKASEDAAGHVLDGLRQLGRNHKPNIERANFAVLRTSDMPAMLVETNFISNPEEERRLTDPAHQRALARAVLDGVNTYFTRQPPPGTMYAARAEAQQGGFGGGGSP from the coding sequence ATGCGAGTCAAAGGGGCCACCGTTCAGAAGTTCCTGCTCGGCCTAGCGCTGCTGGCGGCGCTGGCTTGGAATCTCGCGCATGCGAGTGAAATCAAGGGCTTGGAGCTGCGTAACGGGGCCACCGGCACCCGCGCTGAGATCGCTCTGGACGGCGCCGGCCAGTACAAAGTGCTCAGCCTCAAGGGCCCCGATCGCCTGGTGGTGGATCTGCCGGCCTCGCACCTGAGCAAGGCTTTCAAGCTTCCCGCCGCCGCCGGCATCGTCAAGGCCGTGCGCACCGGCGAGCCGCAGCCCGGCACCGCTCGGATCGTGTTCGACTTGGCCCAGCCGGTCGCGGCGCTGAAGCCGCGCATCGAGCAGGGCGCCGGCGGTTCGCGCCTGGTGCTGGAATGGCCGGGCGACGGCAACGAGACGACGGCCGCTGCGCCGAAGCCGGCCGCCGCCAGCGTCGCTACCACCGCGACCCCGCCGCCGAAGCCGGCCGCGCCGTCGCCGATGGTCGCGGCGCCCGCCGTCGCGACTGCGCCGGCGCCAGCCGCCGAACCCGATCCCGCGCTGGCCTCGAATGCGGCCACCAGCAAACTGATTTCCGAGCTCGCCGCGCGCAACGGCGCGGCGCCGGCGGCAAACGCGCCGAGCGTCGCGGGCAACCCACCGCCCGTCACCCATGCGCCGAGCGCGATCGCGACGGCGCTGCCGGCGGCGAACCCGATCCACGCGGCCGCGCGACCGGCGACTGCGCAGCCCGCGCCGACGCCGACGCCTGCGCAGCGCGCCGCGAGCCAGGCCGTGTTCGAACAGGCCGCACAGGCGCCGGTGCCGACCACGGTCGCGACCGGCGTGCCGACCCGCATTGCGACCGGCGTGCCGACGCCGATGCCCGGTGCCGCGGCAGCGGCCCCGGCGCCGGTCGAGACCGCGCCGCCGCCGGGTGCGGTCAAGACGCTCAAGGACGTGATGCGCGGCCGCGGCATGCGCCCGTTGATCATCGCCATCGATCCCGGTCACGGCGGCCAGGATCCGGGCGCGATCGGCCTGGCCGGCAAGCGCGAAAAGGACGTGACCCTGGCGATCGGCCGCGAACTGGCGCGCCAGATCAACGCCACGCCGGGTCTCAAGGCCTACATGACCCGCGACACCGACGTGTTCATTCCGTTGCCGCGGCGCGCCCAGCTCGCGCGTCACGCCAAGGCCGACATGTTCATCTCGATCCACGCCGACGCGGCCGAAAACCGCTCGGCGAACGGCTCCTCGGTCTACGTGCTGTCGCTGAAGGGGGCGTCCTCGCAGCGCGCGCGCTGGCTGGCCGACAAGGAAAACGCCTCCGACCTGATCGGCGGCGCGCGCCTGCCGCAGTCCGACAACACCCTGACCTCGGTGTTGCTGGACCTGACCCAGAGCGGGCACATGAAGGCGTCCGAAGACGCCGCCGGGCATGTGCTCGACGGGCTGCGCCAGCTCGGCCGCAACCACAAGCCGAACATCGAGCGCGCCAACTTCGCCGTGCTGCGCACCTCCGACATGCCGGCGATGCTGGTCGAGACCAACTTCATCTCCAATCCGGAAGAAGAGCGCCGCCTGACCGATCCGGCGCACCAGCGCGCGTTGGCGCGGGCGGTGCTGGACGGAGTCAACACCTATTTCACCCGCCAGCCGCCGCCGGGCACGATGTACGCGGCGCGCGCCGAAGCGCAGCAGGGCGGGTTCGGCGGGGGCGGCAGTCCTTAA
- the panC gene encoding pantoate--beta-alanine ligase produces MLTVDQLGALRATLGAWRMAGQRVAFVPTMGNLHEGHHSLIRIARERADRVVASVFVNPTQFGPNEDYGRYPRTPEADADGLRAAGCDLLWRPSVETMYPYGVEHTVQVRVPQVTDTLEGAHRPGHFDGVATVVARLFNQVRPDVAVFGRKDYQQLAVIRYLVRDLAFPIEIVGADTRREADGLALSSRNQYLSETERPRAVEIHRCLQWMRQAAQAGEPRAAIEAEAAERLRAAGFEVDYAALRRPDLGLPEDEPGEPARVALIAARLGRTRLIDNLEFDA; encoded by the coding sequence ATGCTGACTGTCGATCAACTCGGCGCCCTGCGCGCCACCCTCGGCGCCTGGCGCATGGCCGGCCAACGCGTGGCCTTCGTGCCGACCATGGGCAACCTGCACGAAGGCCACCATTCGCTGATCCGGATCGCGCGCGAGCGCGCCGACCGGGTCGTGGCCAGCGTGTTCGTCAACCCGACCCAGTTCGGCCCCAACGAAGACTACGGCCGCTATCCGCGCACGCCGGAAGCCGATGCCGACGGCCTGCGCGCCGCCGGCTGCGACCTGCTGTGGCGGCCGTCGGTCGAGACCATGTACCCGTACGGGGTCGAGCACACCGTGCAGGTGCGGGTGCCCCAGGTCACCGACACCCTCGAGGGCGCGCACCGGCCGGGCCATTTCGACGGCGTGGCGACCGTGGTCGCGCGCCTGTTCAATCAGGTCCGCCCGGATGTGGCCGTGTTCGGGCGCAAGGACTACCAACAACTGGCGGTGATCCGCTACCTGGTCCGCGACCTGGCCTTCCCGATCGAGATCGTCGGCGCCGACACCCGGCGCGAGGCCGACGGCCTGGCGCTGAGCTCGCGCAACCAGTACCTGTCCGAGACCGAGCGCCCGCGCGCGGTCGAAATCCACCGCTGCCTGCAGTGGATGCGCCAGGCCGCGCAGGCCGGCGAGCCGCGCGCGGCGATCGAGGCCGAAGCCGCCGAACGCCTGCGCGCGGCCGGTTTCGAGGTCGACTACGCGGCGTTGCGCCGGCCCGATCTGGGCCTGCCCGAGGACGAGCCCGGCGAACCGGCGCGGGTGGCCCTGATCGCGGCCCGGCTGGGGCGCACGCGGTTGATCGACAACCTCGAATTCGACGCCTGA
- the queG gene encoding tRNA epoxyqueuosine(34) reductase QueG yields MAARIRELAREFGFQRCGIAGIELDDDEGYLLDWLEQGLHGSMDWMARHGELRGRPDRLLPGTVRVISVGLDYGRRDDEDAWATLADRERAYVARYALGRDYHKLMRQRLQRLADRIGEVVGPFGHRVFVDSAPVLERALARNAGLGWIGKHTCLIDKDGGSWFFLGEIYVDLPLPIDAPASAHCGTCTRCIDICPTQAIVAPHRLDARRCIAYLTIEHDGAIPEELRPAIGNRIFGCDDCQLVCPWNKFAKRNDEPDFRARNGLDTASLAQLFAWDEDEFLRRTEGSAIRRSGHERWLRNIAVALGNAPGTPETIAALRSRREHPSALVREHVEWALARHGAA; encoded by the coding sequence CTGGCCGCGCGCATCCGCGAGCTGGCGCGCGAATTCGGCTTCCAGCGCTGCGGCATCGCCGGGATCGAACTCGACGACGACGAAGGCTACCTGCTCGACTGGCTGGAACAGGGCCTGCACGGCTCGATGGACTGGATGGCCCGCCACGGCGAACTGCGCGGCCGCCCGGACCGGCTGCTGCCCGGCACCGTGCGGGTGATCTCGGTCGGCCTGGACTACGGCCGCCGCGACGACGAGGACGCCTGGGCCACCCTGGCCGACCGCGAGCGCGCCTACGTCGCCCGCTACGCGCTCGGCCGCGACTACCACAAGCTGATGCGCCAGCGCCTGCAGCGTCTGGCCGACCGCATCGGCGAAGTGGTCGGCCCGTTCGGCCACCGGGTATTCGTCGATTCGGCACCGGTGCTGGAGCGCGCGCTGGCGCGCAACGCCGGGCTGGGCTGGATCGGCAAGCACACCTGCCTGATCGACAAGGACGGCGGCTCCTGGTTCTTCCTAGGCGAGATCTACGTCGACCTGCCGCTGCCGATCGATGCGCCGGCCAGCGCGCACTGCGGCACCTGCACGCGCTGCATCGACATCTGCCCGACCCAGGCCATCGTCGCCCCGCACCGGCTCGATGCGCGCCGCTGCATCGCCTATCTGACCATCGAACACGACGGCGCGATTCCCGAGGAACTGCGCCCGGCGATCGGCAACCGCATCTTCGGCTGCGACGACTGCCAGTTGGTCTGCCCCTGGAACAAGTTCGCCAAGCGCAACGACGAGCCGGATTTCCGCGCCCGCAACGGGCTCGACACGGCCAGCCTGGCGCAATTGTTCGCCTGGGACGAGGACGAGTTCCTGCGCCGCACCGAGGGCTCGGCGATCCGCCGCAGCGGCCACGAGCGCTGGCTGCGCAACATCGCCGTCGCGCTCGGCAACGCGCCGGGCACGCCCGAGACGATCGCCGCACTGCGCTCGCGCCGCGAGCATCCCAGCGCGCTGGTGCGCGAGCACGTCGAATGGGCGCTGGCGCGCCACGGCGCGGCCTGA
- the mutL gene encoding DNA mismatch repair endonuclease MutL yields MSIRQLPDTLINQIAAGEVVERPASVVKELVENALDAGARRVDIDLEEGGVRLIRIRDDGNGIAADELPLAVSRHATSKIASLDDLEGVTTLGFRGEALPSIASVSRFALSSRRIGEDRGAVLEIDGGRVGDVVPKPHPQGTTVEVRDLFFNVPARRKFLKAERTELGHIEEWLRQLALARPDVELRVSHNGKPTRRWKGEGDLVEVGLSDLRIGEALGEEFARNALRVDHSGAGLRLHGWIAQPSYNRASADQQYFYVNGRAVRDRSVAHAVKQAYADVLFHGRQPAYVLFLELDPRRVDVNVHPAKHEVRFRDARLIHDFVYRTLNDALAETRAGSLPSAQAPGADGLVAGSAQTAGAATSAANAYQWRSTAPLGLQVAETRAGYAALYGSGGAGGPAGGASYGGGSASGGGSAYAAPGLGLGAAPALPASDDATLPPLGYAIAQLHGIYVLAESAEGLIVVDMHAAHERIGYEKLKSAHDGEGLRTQPLLVPATLAVSEREAEVAEREEATLVELGFEVTRSGPQSLTLRAVPALLAHGDVEALLRDVLADLREHGESRRVAAARDELLSTMACHGAVRANRRLTLPEMNALLREMEATERSGQCNHGRPTWARFSLPEIDRWFLRGR; encoded by the coding sequence GTGAGCATCCGTCAACTGCCCGACACCCTGATCAACCAGATCGCCGCCGGCGAAGTGGTCGAACGGCCCGCGTCCGTGGTCAAGGAACTGGTCGAGAACGCGCTCGACGCCGGCGCACGCCGGGTCGACATCGATCTGGAGGAGGGCGGCGTGCGCCTGATCCGGATCCGCGACGACGGCAACGGCATCGCCGCCGACGAACTGCCGCTGGCGGTGTCGCGCCACGCCACCAGCAAGATCGCCTCGCTCGACGACCTGGAAGGCGTGACCACCCTGGGCTTCCGCGGCGAGGCGTTGCCCTCGATCGCCTCGGTCAGCCGTTTCGCCCTGTCTTCGCGCCGGATCGGCGAGGACCGCGGCGCGGTGCTGGAGATCGACGGCGGCCGGGTCGGCGACGTCGTCCCCAAGCCGCATCCGCAGGGCACCACGGTCGAGGTGCGCGACCTGTTCTTCAACGTGCCGGCGCGGCGCAAGTTCCTCAAGGCCGAGCGCACCGAGCTGGGCCATATCGAAGAATGGCTGCGCCAGCTGGCCCTGGCCCGGCCCGACGTCGAGCTGCGCGTCTCCCACAACGGCAAGCCGACCCGGCGCTGGAAGGGCGAGGGCGACCTGGTCGAGGTCGGGCTGTCGGACCTGCGCATCGGCGAGGCGCTGGGCGAGGAGTTCGCCCGCAACGCCCTGCGCGTCGACCACAGCGGCGCCGGCCTGCGCCTGCACGGCTGGATCGCTCAGCCGTCCTACAACCGCGCCAGCGCCGATCAGCAGTATTTCTACGTCAACGGCCGCGCGGTGCGCGACCGCAGCGTGGCCCACGCGGTCAAACAGGCCTACGCCGACGTGCTGTTCCACGGCCGCCAGCCGGCCTACGTGCTGTTTCTGGAACTGGACCCGCGCCGGGTCGACGTCAACGTGCACCCGGCCAAGCACGAGGTGCGCTTCCGCGACGCGCGCCTGATCCACGACTTCGTCTACCGCACGCTCAACGACGCCCTGGCCGAAACCCGCGCCGGCAGCCTGCCGTCGGCGCAGGCGCCTGGCGCCGACGGTTTGGTCGCCGGCAGCGCTCAGACGGCGGGCGCGGCGACGTCCGCGGCCAACGCCTATCAATGGCGTTCGACCGCGCCGCTGGGCCTGCAGGTCGCCGAGACCCGCGCCGGCTACGCCGCGCTGTACGGCAGCGGCGGCGCGGGCGGTCCGGCAGGCGGTGCGTCCTATGGCGGCGGCTCGGCGTCCGGCGGCGGCAGCGCCTACGCCGCGCCGGGCCTGGGGCTGGGCGCCGCGCCGGCGCTGCCGGCCAGCGACGACGCGACCCTGCCGCCGCTGGGCTATGCGATCGCCCAATTGCACGGCATCTACGTGCTCGCCGAAAGCGCCGAAGGCCTGATCGTGGTCGACATGCACGCCGCGCACGAACGCATCGGTTACGAGAAGCTCAAGAGCGCGCACGACGGCGAAGGCCTGCGTACCCAGCCGCTGCTGGTGCCGGCGACGCTGGCGGTGTCCGAGCGCGAGGCCGAGGTCGCCGAGCGCGAAGAAGCGACGCTGGTCGAACTGGGCTTCGAAGTCACCCGCAGCGGTCCGCAGTCGCTGACCCTGCGTGCGGTGCCGGCGTTGCTGGCCCATGGCGACGTCGAGGCCCTGCTGCGCGACGTGCTGGCCGACTTGCGCGAACACGGCGAATCGCGCCGGGTCGCGGCGGCGCGCGACGAATTGCTGTCGACCATGGCCTGCCACGGCGCGGTGCGCGCCAACCGCCGTCTCACTTTGCCGGAAATGAACGCCCTGCTGCGCGAAATGGAGGCGACCGAACGCTCCGGCCAATGCAATCATGGCCGCCCGACCTGGGCGCGCTTCAGCCTGCCCGAAATCGACCGCTGGTTCCTGCGAGGGCGTTGA